The following are encoded in a window of Aromatoleum petrolei genomic DNA:
- a CDS encoding NAD(P)-dependent oxidoreductase, with protein sequence MTTIAFAGLGAMGLPMARNLLARGHRVRGIDINPGALDALAAAGGERTPGAAAAAEGADVLILMVINAAQAEQVLFADGALQALPEGGIVCLMATCPPGAVARIAERVDAAGRRFVDAPVSGGTAGAIAASLTIMAACERESFKTMQPVFQAIGQRIFHVGERPGQGATVKTVNQLLCGVHIAVVAEAFSLAAKAGVDLDVLLEIMGGSAASSWMLKDRGPRMLQAEPEVSSAVDIFVKDLGIVLEAGREAKAALPIAAVAHQMFLATSGRGEGRADDSQVIRSYHRLNGLT encoded by the coding sequence ATGACGACGATCGCATTCGCCGGCCTCGGCGCGATGGGCCTGCCCATGGCGCGCAATCTCCTCGCCCGCGGCCACCGCGTCCGCGGCATCGACATCAATCCCGGGGCGCTCGACGCGCTGGCCGCAGCCGGCGGCGAGCGCACCCCCGGCGCCGCCGCTGCGGCCGAAGGCGCCGACGTGCTGATCCTGATGGTCATCAACGCCGCCCAGGCCGAGCAGGTGCTCTTTGCCGACGGTGCGCTGCAGGCCCTGCCTGAGGGCGGCATCGTGTGCCTGATGGCGACCTGCCCGCCGGGGGCCGTCGCGCGCATCGCCGAGCGGGTGGACGCCGCAGGGCGGCGCTTCGTCGACGCCCCCGTGTCGGGCGGCACCGCCGGGGCCATCGCGGCTTCGCTCACCATCATGGCCGCCTGCGAGCGCGAGAGCTTCAAGACGATGCAGCCCGTCTTCCAGGCGATCGGCCAGCGCATCTTCCACGTGGGCGAGCGCCCCGGCCAGGGCGCGACGGTCAAGACGGTGAACCAGCTGCTGTGCGGCGTGCATATCGCGGTCGTCGCCGAAGCCTTCTCGCTCGCGGCGAAGGCCGGCGTGGACCTGGACGTGCTGCTGGAGATCATGGGCGGCTCCGCCGCCTCGAGCTGGATGCTCAAGGACCGCGGGCCGCGCATGCTGCAGGCCGAGCCGGAAGTCAGCAGCGCCGTCGACATCTTCGTCAAGGATCTGGGCATCGTCCTGGAGGCCGGACGCGAGGCCAAGGCCGCGTTGCCCATCGCGGCGGTCGCACACCAGATGTTCCTCGCCACATCCGGACGCGGCGAAGGCCGGGCCGACGACAGCCAGGTCATCCGCAGCTACCACCGCCTGAACGGCCTGACCTGA
- a CDS encoding SDR family NAD(P)-dependent oxidoreductase: protein MSNSLLLEGKVAMISGAASPRGIGLATARMFARHGAKVVVLDLDEKAAAEAAASIGPGHRGYACNVADRDACQKAADRAVADFGRIDILINNAGITQPVKTLEIDPASWDRILDVNLRGVLYLSQAVIPQMKKQGGGSVACMSSVSAQRGGGILGGPHYSAAKAGVLGLAKAMAREFGPDNIRFNCVTPGLIDTDITSGKLDDAKKAEIAATIPLNRLGKADEIAGAYLFLASELSGYITGAVIDVNGGMLIHG, encoded by the coding sequence ATGAGCAATTCGCTTCTCCTCGAAGGCAAGGTCGCGATGATCTCCGGCGCGGCCTCCCCGCGCGGCATCGGCCTCGCCACCGCACGGATGTTTGCCAGGCACGGCGCCAAGGTCGTCGTCCTCGATCTGGACGAGAAAGCCGCCGCCGAAGCCGCCGCATCGATCGGACCCGGGCACCGCGGCTACGCCTGCAACGTCGCCGACCGCGACGCCTGCCAGAAGGCCGCCGATCGCGCGGTTGCCGACTTCGGCCGCATCGACATCCTGATCAACAACGCGGGCATCACGCAGCCGGTGAAGACGCTCGAGATCGACCCGGCAAGCTGGGATCGCATCCTCGACGTCAACCTGCGCGGCGTGCTGTACTTGTCGCAGGCGGTGATCCCGCAGATGAAGAAGCAAGGCGGCGGCTCGGTGGCGTGCATGTCGTCGGTTTCCGCACAGCGCGGCGGCGGCATCCTCGGCGGACCGCACTATTCCGCGGCCAAGGCGGGCGTGCTCGGTCTCGCGAAGGCAATGGCGCGCGAATTCGGTCCGGACAACATCCGCTTCAACTGCGTGACCCCCGGCCTGATCGACACCGACATCACCAGCGGCAAGCTCGACGACGCGAAGAAGGCCGAGATCGCGGCGACGATTCCCCTCAACCGCCTGGGCAAGGCCGACGAGATCGCCGGTGCCTACCTGTTCCTCGCGTCCGAGCTGTCCGGCTACATCACCGGCGCGGTGATCGACGTCAATGGCGGCATGCTGATCCACGGCTGA
- a CDS encoding AEC family transporter yields MLIQIVSIVFPIFAVIVIGYLYGRHHRPDMIATNQVNMDVFVPALVFLALAGRSFEFAEVKMIALGGAVIVLGSGLLGWPIARLLGYSPKTLLPPMMFTNAGNMGLPLLLLAFGERALPAAVILFLIENILHFTIATSWLGHNVKLWKLFREPVFVAGMAGILVSMSGFTLWPPLLSGVKVIADVSTGLMLFSLGVRLNTAPFAEWRIGLVGAVATPLAGMLLAWLFCLGLGLSSAETDVLLLFGALPPAVLNFMFAERYGQEPQKVASIVIMGNLAALAFIPAALAIRLSA; encoded by the coding sequence ATGCTCATCCAGATCGTCAGCATCGTCTTCCCGATCTTCGCGGTCATCGTGATCGGCTACCTCTACGGCCGCCATCACCGGCCCGACATGATCGCGACCAACCAGGTCAACATGGACGTGTTCGTGCCCGCGCTGGTGTTCCTGGCACTGGCCGGACGGTCCTTCGAGTTCGCCGAGGTGAAGATGATCGCCCTCGGCGGCGCCGTGATCGTGCTCGGCTCGGGCCTGCTCGGCTGGCCGATCGCGCGCCTGCTGGGCTATTCGCCCAAGACGCTGCTGCCGCCGATGATGTTCACGAACGCCGGCAACATGGGGCTGCCGCTGCTGTTGCTGGCCTTCGGCGAGCGCGCGCTGCCGGCGGCCGTGATCCTCTTCCTGATCGAGAATATCCTGCACTTCACGATCGCGACCTCGTGGCTGGGTCACAACGTGAAGCTGTGGAAGCTCTTCCGCGAGCCCGTCTTCGTCGCGGGCATGGCGGGCATCCTGGTGAGCATGTCGGGCTTCACGCTGTGGCCGCCCCTGCTCTCGGGCGTCAAGGTGATCGCCGACGTCTCGACGGGCCTCATGCTCTTTTCGCTCGGCGTACGCCTGAACACCGCGCCCTTCGCCGAGTGGCGCATCGGTCTCGTCGGAGCGGTGGCCACGCCCCTCGCCGGCATGCTGCTCGCATGGCTGTTCTGCCTGGGCCTGGGTTTGTCCTCGGCGGAAACGGACGTACTCCTGCTGTTCGGCGCCCTGCCTCCGGCCGTCCTCAATTTCATGTTCGCCGAGCGCTACGGCCAGGAACCGCAGAAGGTCGCGTCGATCGTGATCATGGGCAACCTCGCCGCCCTCGCATTCATCCCGGCCGCGCTGGCGATCCGGCTTTCTGCCTGA
- a CDS encoding transketolase family protein, translating into MSTATAQKPKLKTSAMIASIAGEGQRTVAAPFGHALVKLAAERPEVVGMTADLAKYTDLHIFAQAYPERFYQMGMAEQLLMGAAAGFAHEGAMPFVTTYAVFATRRAYDFMHQTIAEDDLDVKIACALPGLTTGYGPSHQAAEDLALMRAMPGMTIIDPCDALDIEQMVPAVAEHKGPVYMRLLRGQVPLVLDEYDYKFELGKAKLVRDGRDVLVISSGIMTMRALEVAKALEADRVDVAVLHVPTIKPLDTSTILREAGRSGRLVVVAENHTTIGGLGEAIATALLTAGVTPPFRQIALPDAFLDAGALPTLHDRYGISTNVMASTIKNWLG; encoded by the coding sequence ATGAGCACTGCAACCGCACAGAAGCCGAAGCTGAAGACCTCGGCGATGATCGCGTCGATCGCCGGCGAGGGCCAGCGCACCGTCGCCGCGCCCTTCGGCCACGCGCTGGTGAAGCTCGCCGCCGAGCGTCCCGAAGTGGTCGGCATGACGGCCGACCTCGCGAAATACACCGACCTGCACATCTTCGCGCAGGCCTACCCGGAGCGCTTCTACCAGATGGGCATGGCCGAACAGCTGCTGATGGGCGCCGCCGCCGGTTTCGCGCATGAAGGCGCGATGCCCTTCGTGACCACCTACGCGGTGTTCGCGACGCGCCGTGCGTACGACTTCATGCACCAGACGATCGCCGAGGACGACCTCGACGTGAAGATCGCCTGCGCGCTGCCGGGCCTCACGACCGGCTACGGCCCGAGCCATCAGGCGGCCGAGGACCTCGCGCTAATGCGGGCGATGCCGGGCATGACGATCATCGACCCGTGCGACGCGCTCGACATCGAGCAGATGGTGCCGGCGGTCGCCGAGCACAAGGGCCCGGTGTACATGCGTCTCTTGCGCGGCCAGGTGCCGCTCGTGCTGGATGAGTACGACTACAAGTTCGAACTCGGCAAGGCCAAACTCGTGCGCGACGGGCGCGACGTGCTCGTGATCTCGTCCGGGATTATGACGATGCGGGCGCTGGAAGTCGCGAAGGCGCTGGAAGCGGACCGCGTCGACGTGGCCGTGCTGCACGTGCCGACGATCAAGCCCCTCGACACCTCGACGATCCTGCGCGAAGCGGGCCGTTCGGGCCGCCTCGTCGTCGTCGCCGAGAACCACACGACGATCGGCGGCCTGGGCGAAGCGATCGCGACCGCCTTGCTGACCGCAGGCGTCACGCCGCCGTTCCGCCAGATCGCGCTGCCCGATGCCTTCCTCGACGCCGGCGCGCTGCCGACGCTGCACGACCGCTACGGCATCTCGACGAACGTGATGGCTTCGACCATCAAGAACTGGCTCGGCTGA
- a CDS encoding radical SAM/SPASM domain-containing protein — translation MNAPELRSPIVGNRVELNIFTTLTCNLKCSYCSIAVGDVVGSQGKAEYSLDTLDAFVATHLADKEIYVTFYGGEPTLNIPFIVGLMERHPTWRYQLQTNGTLLHRLPDAVLAKLSNVLVSVDGAEHATDHYRGRGVYRKVTSNIEKIRTKLGGKLTARVTWGHEEISFEELDSLLPTFDYVYWQFAQAHGFYRPEHMRRKKEALVQLIDKFFAVDGLYPFIPLMGTVRNKVLPSRARETCSGHTQCRSSTHILNILPDGRIFPCPDLTHLPELQSGDLNANWLKPSPLQPAPEMPCEGCEALPFCRRNCMKNLYVGYVLDDAPYRERVVEPICELVKFMGAEIDRRDPHAWYAEASIPVRREISDCEIYEYVEVMP, via the coding sequence ATGAATGCGCCGGAACTGCGTTCGCCCATCGTCGGCAATCGTGTCGAACTGAACATCTTCACGACGCTGACGTGCAACCTCAAGTGCTCGTACTGCTCCATCGCGGTCGGCGACGTCGTCGGCTCGCAGGGCAAGGCCGAGTATTCGCTCGACACGCTGGACGCCTTCGTCGCCACGCACCTGGCGGACAAGGAGATCTACGTCACTTTCTACGGCGGCGAGCCGACCTTGAACATCCCCTTCATCGTCGGGCTGATGGAGCGGCACCCGACCTGGCGCTACCAGTTGCAGACCAACGGCACGCTGCTGCACCGCCTGCCCGACGCGGTGCTGGCGAAGCTCTCCAACGTGCTGGTGTCGGTGGATGGTGCGGAGCACGCGACCGACCATTACCGGGGCCGCGGGGTGTATCGCAAGGTCACGTCCAACATCGAGAAGATCCGGACCAAGCTCGGTGGCAAGCTCACCGCGCGCGTGACCTGGGGGCATGAGGAGATCAGCTTCGAGGAGCTCGACAGCCTGCTGCCGACCTTCGACTACGTGTATTGGCAGTTCGCGCAGGCGCACGGCTTCTATCGACCCGAGCACATGCGCCGCAAGAAGGAGGCGCTCGTGCAGCTGATCGACAAGTTCTTCGCCGTCGACGGTCTGTATCCGTTCATCCCGCTGATGGGTACGGTGAGGAACAAGGTGCTGCCGTCGCGCGCGCGCGAAACCTGCAGCGGGCACACGCAGTGCCGCTCCTCGACGCACATCCTGAACATCCTGCCCGACGGGCGCATCTTCCCGTGCCCGGACCTCACGCACCTGCCCGAGCTGCAAAGCGGCGACCTGAACGCGAACTGGCTGAAGCCCAGCCCGCTGCAGCCCGCGCCCGAGATGCCGTGCGAGGGCTGCGAGGCGCTGCCCTTCTGCCGCCGCAACTGCATGAAGAACCTGTACGTCGGCTACGTGCTCGATGATGCGCCCTACCGCGAGCGGGTCGTCGAGCCGATCTGCGAGCTGGTGAAGTTCATGGGCGCCGAGATCGATCGGCGCGATCCGCACGCGTGGTACGCAGAGGCGTCGATCCCGGTGCGGCGCGAGATCTCCGACTGCGAGATCTACGAGTATGTCGAAGTGATGCCCTGA
- a CDS encoding PAS domain-containing hybrid sensor histidine kinase/response regulator has translation MEGPGTSPAEEIARLEAELARSRATAERARQLIETAPDAIVVVDATGRIVVVNSQTERLFGYARDELVGQSIEMLVPQQLRGNHVGKRNAYIDTPSVRPMGTGLDLAGQRKDGSQVPIEISLSPLGNGDNQLVSAAIRDISERRAAQEALRRARDELELRVLERTAELEQANRALQSEMEERATAEHALHQAQKMEAVGQLTGGIAHDFNNLLTVVMGNLQLLARRVQDDPAAADLIKGAMEAAWRGAELNRRLLAFSRKQRLAPVPLDLNDLVAGMTSLLQRSLGEHINIRFHAATDLPAALADVTQLESSLLNLAVNSRDAMPEGGSLTIETGAMSLDEHYAALEGDVKPGAYVMLAVSDTGCGMPPEVVQRAFDPFFTTKETGKGSGLGLAMVYGFVKQSGGHVKIYSEPGTGTTVKLFLPVIARPAGALPADAPAPRPDASGSETILVVEDEDKVRELVCRVLGSLGYRILQASEGRTALALLAAEPGIDLLFTDVVLPGGMNGPEIARRARQLRPELRLLYTSGYTGNALLELEAIPGEFRMISKPYVIEDLAQMVREVLDTRPA, from the coding sequence ATGGAAGGACCCGGCACGTCGCCTGCAGAGGAGATCGCACGCCTGGAAGCCGAGCTCGCGCGCAGCCGCGCGACGGCGGAGCGTGCCCGCCAGCTCATCGAAACCGCCCCCGATGCGATCGTCGTCGTGGATGCCACCGGCCGCATCGTCGTTGTCAATTCCCAGACCGAGCGGCTCTTCGGCTACGCGCGCGACGAACTCGTCGGCCAGTCGATCGAGATGCTGGTTCCGCAGCAATTGCGCGGCAACCACGTCGGCAAGCGCAATGCCTATATCGACACCCCCTCCGTGCGTCCGATGGGCACCGGGCTGGACCTCGCCGGCCAGCGCAAGGACGGCTCGCAGGTTCCGATCGAGATCAGCCTCAGCCCCCTCGGCAACGGCGACAACCAGCTCGTCTCCGCGGCGATCCGCGACATCAGCGAGCGCCGTGCCGCCCAGGAGGCGCTGCGCCGGGCGCGCGACGAACTCGAACTGCGCGTGCTCGAACGCACCGCCGAACTGGAACAGGCCAATCGCGCCCTGCAATCGGAAATGGAGGAGCGTGCCACGGCCGAGCACGCGCTGCATCAGGCACAGAAGATGGAAGCCGTCGGCCAGCTCACCGGCGGCATCGCACACGACTTCAACAACCTGCTGACGGTCGTGATGGGCAACCTGCAGCTTCTCGCCCGCCGCGTGCAGGACGACCCGGCGGCGGCCGACCTCATCAAGGGCGCGATGGAGGCCGCGTGGCGCGGCGCCGAGCTCAACCGGCGCCTGCTCGCATTCTCGCGCAAGCAGCGCCTGGCGCCGGTGCCGCTGGACCTCAACGATCTCGTCGCCGGCATGACCAGCCTGCTGCAACGCAGTCTCGGCGAGCACATCAACATCAGGTTCCACGCCGCCACGGACCTGCCGGCCGCACTCGCGGACGTCACCCAGCTCGAATCGTCGCTGCTGAACCTCGCGGTCAATTCACGCGACGCGATGCCCGAGGGCGGCTCGCTGACGATCGAGACGGGCGCCATGAGTCTCGACGAACACTACGCGGCGCTCGAAGGCGACGTCAAACCCGGCGCCTACGTGATGCTGGCCGTCTCGGACACCGGTTGCGGCATGCCGCCGGAAGTCGTCCAGCGCGCCTTCGACCCCTTCTTCACGACCAAGGAGACCGGCAAGGGCAGCGGCCTCGGCCTCGCGATGGTGTACGGCTTCGTGAAACAGTCCGGCGGCCACGTGAAGATCTACAGCGAACCGGGCACCGGCACCACCGTGAAGCTCTTCCTCCCGGTCATCGCTCGCCCGGCGGGCGCGCTGCCCGCCGACGCGCCCGCGCCGCGTCCCGACGCATCGGGCAGCGAGACCATCCTCGTCGTGGAGGACGAGGACAAGGTGCGCGAACTCGTGTGCCGCGTGCTGGGGAGCCTCGGCTACCGCATCCTGCAGGCGTCCGAGGGGCGGACGGCCCTCGCCCTCCTCGCCGCGGAACCCGGCATCGACCTGCTGTTCACCGACGTCGTCCTGCCCGGCGGCATGAACGGCCCGGAGATCGCCCGCCGCGCGCGGCAACTGCGTCCGGAGCTGAGGCTGCTGTACACCTCGGGCTACACCGGCAACGCCCTGCTGGAGCTGGAGGCCATCCCCGGCGAGTTCCGCATGATCAGCAAGCCCTACGTCATCGAGGACCTCGCGCAGATGGTGCGCGAAGTCCTCGACACCAGGCCCGCCTAG
- a CDS encoding TRAP transporter small permease → MTAAHSSPHVVEPAGFAAPVVKWVDSAIVAASVAIAVGSLVAMFVSLMAEVIVRYLTNQGMGWPTEMPNILFPWLVMSGIVLAAQRGQHIAVTALNTLLGRKGNRVLLLGQQVLVAATFFYLAWVGLDVIEITGTEEFPVTGISARWAYLALIAGFVGLGITAMTTFVHLLMASDPLSVRAHNIEEDV, encoded by the coding sequence ATGACTGCCGCTCACTCCTCTCCCCACGTTGTGGAGCCCGCCGGCTTCGCAGCTCCGGTGGTGAAGTGGGTGGACAGCGCGATCGTGGCGGCCAGCGTCGCCATCGCCGTCGGCTCGCTCGTCGCGATGTTCGTCTCGCTGATGGCCGAGGTGATCGTCCGCTACTTGACCAACCAGGGCATGGGCTGGCCGACCGAGATGCCCAACATCCTGTTCCCGTGGCTGGTCATGAGCGGCATCGTGCTCGCGGCGCAGCGCGGCCAGCACATCGCGGTCACCGCGCTCAACACCCTGCTGGGCCGCAAGGGTAACCGCGTGCTGCTGCTCGGGCAGCAGGTCCTGGTCGCCGCCACTTTCTTCTATCTCGCCTGGGTCGGTCTCGACGTCATCGAGATCACTGGCACCGAAGAGTTTCCGGTCACCGGCATCTCGGCGCGCTGGGCCTATCTGGCGCTGATCGCGGGCTTCGTCGGCCTGGGGATCACCGCCATGACGACCTTCGTGCATCTGCTGATGGCGAGCGACCCGCTCTCCGTGCGCGCCCACAACATCGAGGAGGACGTATGA
- a CDS encoding TRAP transporter substrate-binding protein has translation MKKTLIAIAAGLALATTPVWAQQVLRLSHNAAPGNPKAEASKKFAELVAQKTGGRVKVEVGGSAQFGDDTESLTNMRLGTLAFSANSQGATSGVVPEFSVIGLPFLFRDLNHAYRVVDGPVGAKLDEFARKKGLVVLALWDNGIRHTSNNKRPIVKPEDLAGIKLRTPPDPITLDIFKSLGANPGPLAFSELYIALQQGVFDGQENPLMNIYSSKLHEVQKYISLTGHKYETTPLLASKMVWDGLSKADQQAVKEAAVEAGALNRQMSLAADADLRKKLADAGVKINEVDQAAFAAKTKPVYDKWSQQYPDLVKLIVAEAGKQ, from the coding sequence ATGAAAAAGACCTTGATCGCGATCGCAGCCGGCCTCGCACTAGCCACGACTCCCGTCTGGGCGCAACAAGTGCTTCGCCTGTCGCACAACGCCGCCCCCGGCAACCCGAAGGCCGAGGCGTCCAAGAAATTCGCCGAGCTCGTCGCGCAGAAGACCGGCGGACGCGTCAAGGTCGAAGTCGGCGGCAGCGCCCAGTTCGGCGACGACACGGAGTCGCTGACCAACATGCGCCTGGGCACCCTCGCCTTCAGCGCGAATTCGCAGGGCGCGACCTCGGGCGTCGTCCCGGAGTTCTCGGTCATCGGCCTGCCCTTCCTGTTCCGCGACCTCAATCACGCCTACCGCGTCGTCGACGGCCCGGTCGGCGCGAAGCTTGACGAGTTTGCCCGAAAGAAGGGACTCGTCGTGCTCGCCCTGTGGGACAACGGCATCCGCCACACCAGCAACAACAAGCGGCCGATCGTGAAACCGGAGGACCTTGCCGGCATCAAGCTGCGCACGCCGCCGGACCCGATCACCCTCGACATCTTCAAGTCGCTGGGCGCGAACCCCGGCCCGCTCGCCTTCTCCGAGCTCTACATCGCGCTCCAGCAAGGCGTGTTCGACGGCCAGGAGAACCCGCTGATGAACATCTACTCGTCCAAGCTGCACGAGGTTCAGAAGTACATCTCGCTCACCGGCCACAAGTACGAGACCACGCCGTTGCTGGCGAGCAAGATGGTGTGGGACGGCCTCTCGAAGGCGGACCAGCAAGCCGTCAAGGAGGCCGCGGTCGAAGCCGGCGCGCTGAACCGCCAGATGTCGCTCGCGGCCGACGCCGATCTGCGCAAGAAGCTCGCCGACGCCGGCGTGAAGATCAACGAGGTCGATCAGGCGGCCTTTGCCGCGAAGACCAAGCCGGTCTATGACAAGTGGTCGCAACAGTACCCCGACCTCGTCAAGCTGATCGTTGCCGAGGCGGGCAAGCAATGA
- a CDS encoding transketolase, with protein sequence MTANRARVAEHAYRIRRNALRMGEVQGQGYIAQALDIADVLAVAYFNAMRFRPEDPDWEGRDRFLLSNGHYAIALYAALIEAGIVPEEELETYGSDDSRLPMSGMASYTPGMEMSGGSLGQGLTIAVGRALGLKRKGSDAFVYTLFSDGELDEGAIWEGLMSAAHHKLDNMIAIVDVNNQQADGPSSQVMAFEPLTEKMQAFGWFTQRIDGNDLDAVIAAFDAARNHPLAQPRMIIADTLMGCGVPFLEAREKNHFIRVDAHEWQLALEALEAGRNQA encoded by the coding sequence GTGACAGCCAATCGCGCCCGGGTCGCCGAGCACGCCTACCGCATCCGCCGCAACGCGCTGCGGATGGGCGAGGTGCAAGGCCAGGGCTACATCGCCCAGGCGCTCGACATTGCCGACGTGCTGGCGGTGGCCTACTTCAATGCGATGCGCTTCCGGCCGGAGGATCCGGACTGGGAAGGGCGCGACCGCTTCCTACTGTCGAACGGCCACTACGCGATCGCGCTGTACGCGGCGCTGATCGAGGCCGGCATCGTGCCCGAGGAGGAACTCGAGACCTACGGCAGCGACGACAGCCGCCTGCCGATGTCGGGCATGGCGAGCTACACGCCGGGCATGGAGATGTCGGGCGGTTCCCTCGGCCAGGGCCTGACGATCGCGGTCGGTCGCGCACTGGGCCTGAAGCGCAAGGGCTCGGATGCCTTCGTGTATACGCTGTTCTCGGACGGCGAACTCGACGAGGGCGCGATCTGGGAAGGCCTGATGTCGGCCGCGCACCACAAGCTCGACAACATGATCGCGATCGTCGACGTCAATAACCAGCAGGCCGACGGCCCGTCCTCTCAGGTGATGGCCTTCGAGCCGCTTACCGAGAAGATGCAGGCGTTCGGCTGGTTCACGCAGCGCATCGACGGCAACGACCTCGACGCCGTGATCGCCGCCTTCGACGCCGCGCGCAACCACCCCCTGGCCCAGCCGCGCATGATCATCGCCGACACCCTGATGGGCTGCGGCGTGCCCTTCCTGGAAGCGCGGGAAAAGAACCACTTCATCCGCGTCGATGCGCACGAATGGCAACTGGCCCTGGAAGCGCTGGAAGCCGGGAGGAACCAAGCATGA
- a CDS encoding TRAP transporter large permease: MTLMMILVFGALLALALPVGYALVISSGLAAITVGEMPSVATVVKIFQPTQSFPLLAIPFFMLSGNLMMGGTLGKRLIHFATSLVGRFHGGLGQVTVVGSTVFGGVSGSAVAEASALGSMLIPWQKREGYPGAFAAAATASSSVIAGLIPPSIPLILFAAVSNESIASLFLAGILPGLLLCSGFMLTCYLSGRLRGFKRLTEKITLRDILRTTVAAAPALAMPAFIVVLLRAGIATPTEVSVIAVSYGLLVSALVYRDLTLRRLYDALVHTALTTGVVMLVIAASNLVGYVLTVEAVPTAVAEWTVSVLQSPVMIILMLNLIMLVVGMFLDLPAAILLLGPTFVAIGNAIGLDLVQLGIMMAVNLSIGLFTPPVGTTLFISAAISREPVGKIVRELWPFYLVAVTVLVLVSYFPAFTLY, encoded by the coding sequence ATGACCCTCATGATGATCCTGGTGTTCGGGGCCCTGCTTGCCCTGGCCCTCCCCGTCGGCTACGCGCTGGTGATCAGCTCCGGCCTCGCGGCAATCACCGTCGGCGAAATGCCGAGCGTCGCCACGGTCGTGAAGATCTTCCAGCCCACTCAGAGTTTCCCGCTGCTGGCGATCCCGTTCTTCATGCTGTCCGGCAACCTGATGATGGGCGGTACGCTCGGCAAGCGGCTGATCCACTTCGCCACCTCGCTCGTCGGCCGCTTCCACGGCGGTCTCGGGCAGGTCACGGTGGTCGGCTCGACGGTGTTCGGCGGCGTGTCCGGCTCCGCGGTCGCCGAAGCCTCCGCGCTCGGCTCGATGCTGATCCCGTGGCAGAAGCGCGAAGGCTATCCCGGCGCGTTCGCCGCCGCGGCCACGGCCTCGTCGTCGGTGATCGCCGGCCTGATCCCGCCGTCGATCCCGCTGATCCTGTTCGCCGCGGTGTCCAACGAGTCGATCGCCTCGCTGTTCCTCGCCGGCATCCTGCCGGGCCTGCTGCTGTGCAGCGGCTTCATGCTGACCTGCTATCTCTCGGGACGGCTGCGCGGCTTCAAGCGCCTGACCGAGAAGATCACGCTGCGCGACATCCTGCGCACCACGGTCGCGGCGGCCCCGGCGCTCGCGATGCCGGCCTTCATCGTCGTGCTGCTGCGCGCGGGTATCGCGACCCCGACCGAGGTCAGTGTGATCGCGGTCTCGTATGGCCTGCTCGTCAGCGCACTCGTGTATCGCGACCTGACCCTGCGCAGGCTCTACGACGCACTCGTGCATACCGCGCTGACGACCGGCGTCGTGATGCTGGTGATCGCGGCGTCGAACCTCGTCGGCTACGTGCTCACCGTCGAGGCCGTGCCGACCGCGGTGGCCGAATGGACCGTGAGTGTGCTCCAGTCGCCGGTCATGATCATCCTGATGCTGAACCTGATCATGCTGGTGGTCGGCATGTTCCTCGACCTGCCCGCTGCGATCCTGCTGCTCGGCCCGACCTTCGTCGCGATCGGCAACGCGATCGGCCTCGATCTCGTCCAGCTCGGCATCATGATGGCGGTCAATCTGAGCATCGGCCTCTTCACGCCGCCCGTGGGCACGACGCTATTCATCTCGGCCGCGATCTCGCGCGAGCCCGTCGGCAAGATCGTCCGCGAGCTGTGGCCCTTCTACCTGGTGGCGGTGACGGTGCTGGTGCTCGTCTCCTACTTCCCCGCCTTCACCCTCTACTGA